One segment of Fusarium oxysporum f. sp. lycopersici 4287 chromosome 7, whole genome shotgun sequence DNA contains the following:
- a CDS encoding hypothetical protein (At least one base has a quality score < 10), giving the protein MEKTDNVADATAADRPDKNSNQSDQKPMSGFAAFLRIFTYCQPLDCALEFIAVLAAVGSGVAMAMMNLVIGELMDVMGHPARIATDPDGFMADVGNKSLYFVYIGIARLACTYIYSTLFTFVSFRVTNNIRQSYLRAALSQEISYFDHGTSGSIAMQGTSNGKLIQSGIADKLGLFFVSFTTFIASFIIAFISYWKLTLILICIMPAIMLVIGTMATIDAGIDSKNLRLLSQAAQYAETAFASIRTIKAFNLEPRIMHKYASVLDTSRQLCRKKSSVYGVMFAWQYFVIYAGMGLAFWQGIRMIARGEVDGIGTVFTVLFSVVIGSTSINGIAPNISSFVRAGTGAAELFALIDRTSDINPLDESGQTPTKVSGVIDIKSVSFSYPTRPDTRVLEDLSLNIPAGKITALVGASGSGKSTIIGLLERWYDPASGDITLDGISLRDLSVTWLRTAMRLVQQEPVLFNGTVFENIADGLVGTSWESQPRQTQEEQVKHAAKLAFADEFIQNLPEQYETRIGERGGLLSGGQKQRIAIARSIVSDPSILLLDEATSALDPHSEGIVQKALNSASQRGQNHGRIVEQGKHDDLIALGGTYAKLVQAQDLSTSKQSSAIETSDEESTANTEAIEPVQSLAKYTSAVNEDIASQIRREDFSLYKSTGLLHTIWKMIKSAPELRTCFVIMSIACAIGAAVYPGQTLLLAQVMGIFTSSNLTKGGDFVSLMYFVVGLGSLIVFFVMGWISNIIAQQTLSHNVRVGLFRSMLRQDLRFFDRPKNTIGALVSRIDSQSQAVLELMGFNVALAFQCIINIIASSILALAYAWKLGLVGVFAGMPPLLLAGFARIRLETRLNAGIDERFSASAAIASESVNAIRTVSSLAIEKSILNKYTVELDRAVWGSTRPLFHMMIWFSFTQSVEFFILALGFWFGSKLVSQGEITFPKFIISFLGVFFSGQAAGTIFSFSSSFTKANSAANYYFWLTSLQPIIRDTDDNRVKGPANAGSSIDFQNVQFSYPLAPEKRVIKGLSLTIERGQFLAFVGASGCGKSTMVSLLERFYDPTSGTIIIDGSAALSDISPRLYRNKVALVQQEPTLFSETIRENIAAGLDIGPGEEAHVKDDALEAACRAANAWDFVSSLPEGLNTLCGQGGSQLSGGQRQRIAIARALIRDPSIILLDEATSALDTESERIVQKALMDAVASRDRITIAVAHRLSTIRDADKICVFSQGRIVEAGTHDELVSQNGIYKQMCDAQSLDRAT; this is encoded by the exons ATGGAGAAAACCGACAACGTCGCGGATGCGACAGCTGCAGATCGGCCAGACAAGAACTCTAACCAGTCCGATCAAAAGCCAATGTCTGGGTTCGCTGCATTTCTG CGCATCTTTACCTACTGTCAACCCCTCGATTGCGCCCTCGAATTCATCGCCGTCCTCGCCGCCGTCGGCTCTGGCGTGGCCATGGCAATGATGAACCTTGTTATAGGAGAGCTGATGGATGTCATGGGCCATCCAGCGCGCATCGCCACAGATCCTGACGGCTTCATGGCCGATGTTGGCAACAAATC ACTCTACTTTGTTTACATCGGTATCGCTCGACTAGCATGTACATATATTTACTCCACGCTCTTTACATTCGTTTCCTTCCGAGTCACAAACAACATCCGACAATCGTACCTGCGAGCAGCCCTTAGTCAAGAAATCAGCTATTTCGACCACGGAACCTCAGGGTCTATCGCCATGCAAGGCACATCCAACGGAAAGCTGATCCAATCAGGCATCGCAGACAAGCTTGGGCTCTTCTTTGTCTCGTTTACTACCTTTATTGCGTCCTTCATCATTGCATTTATCAGTTATTGGAAGCTCACCCTCATCCTTATCTGCATCATGCCGGCGATTATGCTGGTCATTGGCACCATGGCCACCATCGACGCTGGTATCGACAGCAAGAACTTGAGACTACTCTCCCAAGCCGCTCAGTACGCCGAAACAGCCTTCGCGAGTATCCGTACGATCAAAGCGTTCAACCTGGAGCCGAGAATTATGCACAAGTATGCATCCGTCCTCGATACTTCCCGACAGCTATGCCGCAAGAAATCTAGTGTATATGGGGTTATGTTCGCCTGGCAATATTTCGTCATCTATGCTGGTATGGGTCTTGCCTTCTGGCAGGGAATCAGGATGATTGCCCGAGGGGAGGTGGATGGTATTGGCACCGTCTTCAC TGTCCTTTTCTCCGTCGTCATCGGATCGACTTCGATCAATGGCATCGCTCCAAACATCTCCTCCTTTGTTCGTGCTGGCACCGGTGCTGCAGAGCTTTTCGCTTTGATCGACCGGACCTCGGATATCAACCCGCTCGACGAGTCAGGCCAGACACCCACCAAGGTTTCTGGTGTCATCGATATCAAATCGGTTTCCTTCAGCTACCCAACGCGGCCGGATACCAGGGTCCTCGAAGACCTTTCTCTCAACATCCCGGCCGGAAAGATTACAGCTTTAGTG GGTGCCAGTGGCTCGGGAAAAAGTACCATCATTGGCCTTCTGGAACGATGGTATGACCCCGCCTCTGGTGACATCACGCTCGATGGAATCAGCCTACGAGATCTAAGTGTCACCTGGCTTCGTACGGCCATGCGACTTGTCCAACAG GAACCTGTGCTGTTCAACGGAACCGTCTTTGAGAACATTGCCGATGGCCTCGTTGGTACTTCCTGGGAGAGCCAGCCAAGACAAACCCAAGAGGAACAGGTGAAACACGCGGCCAAGCTTGCGTTCGCGGATGAGTTCATCCAAAACCTCCCAGAGCAATACGAAACACGCATCGGCGAACGGGGAGGACTCCTCTCAGGAGGACAGAAGCAAAGAATTGCTATAGCTCGAAGTATAGTTTCCGACCCTTCTATCCTCTTGTTAGACGAAGCTACCTCAGCCCTTGATCCACACTCTGAAGGCATTGTCCAAAAGGCACTCAACAGTGCCTCTCAGAGAGGACAGAACCAC GGGAGAATTGTTGAGCAGGGCAAGCATGACGATCTTATAGCCCTCGGCGGCACCTACGCCAAGCTCGTGCAGGCCCAGGATTTGTCTACTAGCAAACAGAGTTCAGCTATCGAGACATCGGACGAGGAGTCTACAGCAAATACTGAGGCCATAGAGCCAGTTCAATCACTCGCCAAATACACTTCAGCGGTCAACGAGGACATTGCCTCTCAGATTAGGAGGGAAGATTTCAGTCTCTATAAATCCACTGGGCTTTTACATACCATTTggaagatgatcaagtcagCTCCTGAGCTCAGGACTTGCTTCGTGATTATGTCCATTGCCTGTGCTATTGGAG CTGCCGTCTACCCTGGACAAACACTACTACTTGCTCAAGTCATGGGCATCTTCACATCCTCTAACCTGACCAAGGGTGGCGATTTTGTGTCTTTGATGTACTTTGTCGTTGGCCTGGGGAGCTTGATTGTGTTTTTCGTCATGGGCTGGATTTCTAACATTATTGCTCAG CAGACTCTCAGCCATAATGTCAGAGTAGGGCTTTTCCGCAGTATGCTGAGACAAGATCTTCGGTTTTTTGACAGACCAAAGAACACTATTGGCGCCCTTGTCAGCCGCATTGATTCCCAGTCACAGGCTGTATTGGAACTTATGGGGTTCAACGTGGCGTTGGCCTTCCAATgtatcatcaacatcattgCCAGCAGCATCCTCGCTCTCGCCTACGCGTGGAAGCTCGgccttgttggtgttttcgCTGGCATGCCCCCTCTTTTGCTCGCCGGATTTGCCCGCATTCGCCTTGAGACAAGGTTAAACGCTGGTATAGATGAGAGGTTCTCAGCCAGTGCTGCAATAGCATCTGAGAGTGTCAACGCTATCCGTACGGTCTCATCGCTTGCGATTGAGAAGAGCATTCTAAATAAGTATACGGTGGAGCTTGATAGGGCAGTTTGGGGATCAACAAGGCCTCTCTTTCACATGATGATTTGGTTCTCTTTCACTCAGTCTGTTGAGTTCTTTATCCTTGCGTTGGGATTCTG GTTTGGGTCAAAGCTCGTCTCTCAAGGAGAAATCACCTTTCCCAAGTTCATCATATCCTTCTTGGGTGTCTTCTTCTCCGGTCAGGCCGCTGGTACGATCTTCAGTTTCTCAAGCA GTTTCACCAAGGCCAATTCGGCCGCCAATTACTACTTTTGGCTCACTAGTCTGCAGCCGATCATCCGAGACACTGACGATAATCGTGTGAAGGGCCCTGCCAACGCCGGGAGTTCAATTGACTTCCAAAACGTTCAGTTCTCTTACCCCCTTGCTCCCGAAAAGCGAGTGATCAAAGGCTTGTCTCTTACT ATTGAACGTGGTCAATTTTTGGCCTTTGTTGGGGCATCTGGCTGTGGAAAGAGTACTATGGTATCTCTTCTTGAGCGCTTCTACGACCCTACGAGTGGCACTATCATTATCGATGGCTCAGCTGCTCTCAGTGATATTAGCCCTCGTCTTTACCGTAATAAAGTAGCACTCGTTCAACAAGAACCTACCCTGTTCTCTGAGACTATTCGCGAGAACATTGCCGCCGGACTCGATATCGGTCCtggcgaagaggcccatgtcaaggatgatgcCTTAGAAGCAGCTTGCCGAGCCGCCAACGCGTGGGACTTCGTGAGCTCTCTTCCCGAAGGTCTGAACACCTTATGTGGCCAAGGTGGTAGCCAGCTTTCAGGAggacagagacagagaatTGCTATCGCGCGCGCTCTCATCCGTGACCCTAGTATCATCTTGCTAGACGAGGCGACTTCAGCACTTGACACCGAGTCGGAGAGGATTGTGCAGAAGGCCTTGATGGACGCTGTCGCCAGCAGAGATCGCATCACTATAGCAGTTGCCCATCGTTTATCAACGATTCGTGACGCCGACAAGATCTGCGTGTTCTCTCAGGGTAGAATCGTCGAAGCTGGGACGCATGATGAACTGGTCAGCCAGAATGGTATATATAAGCAGATGTGTGATGCACAGAGCTTGGATAGGGCAACTTAG
- a CDS encoding murein transglycosylase (At least one base has a quality score < 10) yields the protein MRHSFISALIAVGSAVQAAAQLNGKVGPLTTPSAKAAIKTCNIVDYGAKANAKTDNGPAIQKAWNDCRTSGGEVYVPEGDYGLGTWVTLTSSKPMSFRLDGIIYRIGTDGGNMFMFKHLEDFEFYSSTSKGAIQGYGYEFHKKDEYGPRILRFADVKSFSIHDVALVDSPAFHFSIDTCSDGEVYNMAIHGGNRGGLDGIDVWGTNIHITTLKSATRTMRLCPESPLTTSWSRTSSATWPGGLGQWGPLGTGHWERIHDIEYNNIYTQRSNQMYMFKSYGGSGTVNNVALKNFAGHSNAYTLDLDAQWSSMKPIAGDGILYTNMTFSGWSGTCADGHQRGPIKFNCPADVPCTDMQVDDFTVRSNKGDTVEHVCKNAYGSGACLKKGDGGAYTTTQTVDAASAATPTMDGEIENGLGLTVSIAIPTIRPSFFPGVAAISPRMADASKAQATARVETSVPTEAETAADTSAVADVTAPINTSAASSTSAAVSEVTPVATSTASTDAPNSLLPEEHSTLETAVKASKTAKTAAVTSNVLPKIPSCKAKRRRSI from the exons ATGCGTCACTCGTTTATTTCGGCATTGATTGCCGTTGGTTCCGCCGTCCAGGCTGCCGCGCAGCTGAACGGAAAGGTCGGACCTCTCACTACGCCTTCAGCCAAGGCTGCCATCAAGACTTGCAACATTGTCGACTACGGTGCGAAGGCAAATGCCAAAACTGATAATGGTCCGGCAATTCAGAAGGCTTGGAATGATTGCAGAACCAGTGGTGGAGAAGTCTACGTCCCAGAGGGCGACTACGGTCTGGGTACCTGGGTGACATTGACTTCTTCGAAGCCCATGTCATTTCGTCTTGATGGAATTATTTACCGCATTGG CACCGATGGAGGCAATATGTTCATGTTCAAGCACCTGGAGGACTTTGAGTTCTACAGCAGCACTTCCAAGGGCGCTATCCAAGGTTATGGATATGAGTTTCACAAGA AGGATGAATATGGCCCCCGTATCCTTCGGTTCGCCGATGTCAAGAGCTTCTCTATCCATGATGTTGCTCTGGTCGACT CGCCCGCATTCCACTTCTCTATAGATACCTGCTCCGATGGCGAAGTTTACAACATGGCCATTCACGGAGGTAATCGAGGTGGTCTCGATGGTATCGACGTCTGGGGAACCAACATCCA TATCACGACGTTGAAGTCAGCAACAAGGACGATGCGTCTCTGTCCAGAATCCCCTCTGACCACCTCTTGGTCGAGAACATCTTCTGCAACTTGGCCTGGAGGGTTGGGGCAATGGGGTCCCCTGGGCACCGGACACTGGGAACG TATTCACGATATCGAGTACAACAACATCTACACCCAGCGTTCTAACCAGATGTACATGTTCAAGTCCTATGGCGGCAGCGGCACCGTCAACAACGTTGCTCTCAAGAACTTCGCTGGCCACTCCAACGCCTACACCCTCGACCTCGATGCCCAGTGGAGCTCCATGAAGCCCATCGCCGGCGACGGTATTCTCTACACCAACATGACCTTCTCCGGCTGGTCCGGAACCTGCGCCGATGGCCATCAGAGAGGGCCCATCAAGTTCAATTGCCCCGCTGATGTCCCCTGCACTGACATGCAGGTCGATGACTTCACTGTTAGAAGCAACAAGGGCGATACCGTCGAGCACGTGTGCAAGAACGCTTATGGTTCTGGAGCTTGTCTCAAGAAGGGCGATGGCGGTGCTTACACGACAACGCAGACTGTCGACGCTGCCAGCGCTGCCACTCCGACCATGGACggagagattgagaatgGTCTTGGTCTTACTGTTTCCATTGCGATTCCCACCATCCGACCTTCCTTCTTTCCTGGTGTCGCTGCCATCAGCCCTCGCATGGCCGACGCCTCCAAGGCTCAAGCTACCGCTCGTGTAGAGACTTCCGTCCccactgaggctgagacCGCCGCTGACACTTCTGCTGTAGCTGATGTAACTGCTCCCATCAACACTTCTGCTGCCTCTAGTACCTCTGCTGCTGTCAGTGAGGTTACTCCTGTTGCCACTTCTACCGCCTCAACAGACGCTCCCAACAGCCTCCTCCCCGAGGAACACTCTACTCTTGAGACTGCTGTAAAGGCTTCCAAAACTGCAAAGACCGCTGCTGTAACTTCTAATGTGCTGCCAAAGATTCCCTCTTGCAAGGCAAAGAGACGCCGAAGTATTTAA
- a CDS encoding murein transglycosylase (At least one base has a quality score < 10): MRHSFISALIAVGSAVQAAAQLNGKVGPLTTPSAKAAIKTCNIVDYGAKANAKTDNGPAIQKAWNDCRTSGGEVYVPEGDYGLGTWVTLTSSKPMSFRLDGIIYRIGTDGGNMFMFKHLEDFEFYSSTSKGAIQGYGYEFHKKDEYGPRILRFADVKSFSIHDVALVDSPAFHFSIDTCSDGEVYNMAIHGGNRGGLDGIDVWGTNIHITTLKSATRTMRLCPESPLTTSWSRTSSATWPGGLGQWGPLGTGHWERIHDIEYNNIYTQRSNQMYMFKSYGGSGTVNNVALKNFAGHSNAYTLDLDAQWSSMKPIAGDGILYTNMTFSGWSGTCADGHQRGPIKFNCPADVPCTDMQVDDFTVRSNKGDTVEHVCKNAYGSGACLKKGDGGAYTTTQTVDAASAATPTMDGEIENGLGLTVSIAIPTIRPSFFPGVAAISPRMADASKAQATARLM, from the exons ATGCGTCACTCGTTTATTTCGGCATTGATTGCCGTTGGTTCCGCCGTCCAGGCTGCCGCGCAGCTGAACGGAAAGGTCGGACCTCTCACTACGCCTTCAGCCAAGGCTGCCATCAAGACTTGCAACATTGTCGACTACGGTGCGAAGGCAAATGCCAAAACTGATAATGGTCCGGCAATTCAGAAGGCTTGGAATGATTGCAGAACCAGTGGTGGAGAAGTCTACGTCCCAGAGGGCGACTACGGTCTGGGTACCTGGGTGACATTGACTTCTTCGAAGCCCATGTCATTTCGTCTTGATGGAATTATTTACCGCATTGG CACCGATGGAGGCAATATGTTCATGTTCAAGCACCTGGAGGACTTTGAGTTCTACAGCAGCACTTCCAAGGGCGCTATCCAAGGTTATGGATATGAGTTTCACAAGA AGGATGAATATGGCCCCCGTATCCTTCGGTTCGCCGATGTCAAGAGCTTCTCTATCCATGATGTTGCTCTGGTCGACT CGCCCGCATTCCACTTCTCTATAGATACCTGCTCCGATGGCGAAGTTTACAACATGGCCATTCACGGAGGTAATCGAGGTGGTCTCGATGGTATCGACGTCTGGGGAACCAACATCCA TATCACGACGTTGAAGTCAGCAACAAGGACGATGCGTCTCTGTCCAGAATCCCCTCTGACCACCTCTTGGTCGAGAACATCTTCTGCAACTTGGCCTGGAGGGTTGGGGCAATGGGGTCCCCTGGGCACCGGACACTGGGAACG TATTCACGATATCGAGTACAACAACATCTACACCCAGCGTTCTAACCAGATGTACATGTTCAAGTCCTATGGCGGCAGCGGCACCGTCAACAACGTTGCTCTCAAGAACTTCGCTGGCCACTCCAACGCCTACACCCTCGACCTCGATGCCCAGTGGAGCTCCATGAAGCCCATCGCCGGCGACGGTATTCTCTACACCAACATGACCTTCTCCGGCTGGTCCGGAACCTGCGCCGATGGCCATCAGAGAGGGCCCATCAAGTTCAATTGCCCCGCTGATGTCCCCTGCACTGACATGCAGGTCGATGACTTCACTGTTAGAAGCAACAAGGGCGATACCGTCGAGCACGTGTGCAAGAACGCTTATGGTTCTGGAGCTTGTCTCAAGAAGGGCGATGGCGGTGCTTACACGACAACGCAGACTGTCGACGCTGCCAGCGCTGCCACTCCGACCATGGACggagagattgagaatgGTCTTGGTCTTACTGTTTCCATTGCGATTCCCACCATCCGACCTTCCTTCTTTCCTGGTGTCGCTGCCATCAGCCCTCGCATGGCCGACGCCTCCAAGGCTCAAGCTACCGCTCGT CTGATGTAA
- a CDS encoding hypothetical protein (At least one base has a quality score < 10), with amino-acid sequence MRPQATLSALWASLIPLCLGINIASTGTGGLALARILFGGSRDVFSSSSGYSGDPSAIRSFTDGPFGMGSGLILSTGSLTSTSLAPGGTCPSSYTTDLYDAYTASYCGADSYNGASYLLNVLPTKATTLLIDMVIASCDVTSGDKVLVLVNGVNVAKDETGTPLDSSSKYLSEPWGIPSPNGDTAFAMSSPPLRFSIPLPKDYVELKIAVCDRHDGYGDTAVMIKARPCTNCDQSFKVDYDTTSIVSTTTYETTSVVTQAASGTVRGTISYVTYVTASATSTTYLSSTASSESAFSVTSTSPVSSTSPDSTPAVSDKSTSMTISSATFSTTTTAISAPTPCNELDNPSYISGVKLSLLCGKQATGGNQIDYNNQLHSLTECMALCADTLACRAVTFNNIGDECTLYDGFNGFMSDYNLDMAVVASRPATSSTTESLTVFSTTTSVSTTSTTAPRSLSCSRMASSIYTGPHENKFTLICDTSSTVESIYRRDEEDSMQGCLDRCDNDSRCIAVNFHPYPHSECDLIESFTGTQFSPGTNFASKLLSSVSTSTSSKTSVPIESTSESTVLTLYTTSSASISSGSPETTPLSSETRSAGTLELPSFTTTSAVTSQADISSPTTLSPSAALSSLLDASSGTTSKPALESTLESTLESTLESTSLSTASAITSLAAISLSTTLTPSKLPDTSLSLSSEAVPESASDIRLGSTSRGESSSLESTTVATTKGSLHTDTTSVEMSTTDMLNTKTPLLETSTMEASTTTTSATAIETTATGSSVGSPSQDSIEIQSTSSILQPSEVSTLPSTSSTPPARNILALGEYTFTGCLRSLEGYPSFTEVATDPEMTTRKCVDLAFGSEYVGVYKESCYKADLLSDTEFISDTRCDLPCPGDPTLICGGNFRGRQKLLHRAIAPDHLLTLYRKTVSSFSSSSSASYASSSYTPPSSSLQATGAHTYVSTSQSSSLSRYNQTTSSYSLSSFTTINLRSKTLSVSDSTITKTTSESRLPTPFPTPTAIHTAYSIVTIDHAYTKTQFAETVTTVTYTTINPSNPAALNTTCVPITLLYSPCECEHQVYPSVDMTTVSCSQGGQIVTLTVPRAAYETSYESYTHPIVQYPPGWVGGYQTDAGGNSYPVLQPPGGSQGGYQPGSVNSQSETLTRATGLRDDSRPSYMTHQPATPTSAAESKGDTHPGQGNTQPPVSAQGAPESNSNTLMNPSPSSSLESLTTETSIPPTPQLETSAIPSQSSPPNHGQVPSEPKEAPYATPMVVSEAHSYELSSWITMGAVVGLVLLL; translated from the exons ATGAGGCCACAAGCAACCCTTTCGGCCCTCTGGGCATCGCTTATACCCCTCTGTTTAGGTATCAACATTGCCTCTACGGGAACGGGCGGACTGGCGCTGGCAAGGATCCTCTTTGGTGGTTCTCGAGAtgttttctcttcatcatcaggTTACTCTGGAGACCCTTCGGCTATCAGATCTTTTACCGATGGCCCTTTTGGAATGGGCAGTGGCCTCATCCTGTCAACTGGAAGTTTGACCTCGACATCCTTAGCTCCTGGCGGTACATGCCCAAGCTCTTATACCACTGACCTGTATGATGCGTATACCGCCAGCTATTGTGGTGCAGATTCCTACAATGGAGCTTCGTATCTCTTGAACGTTCTTCCAACCAAGGCGACTACATTACTCATCGACATGGTTATTGCAAGCTGTGATGTTAC TTCTGGTGATAAAGTTCTGGTCTTGGTTAATGGTGTTAATGTCGCAAAGGACGAAACTGGGACTCCACTCGATTCTTCGTCAAAGTACCTCAGCGAGCCGTGGGGTATACCATCACCAAATGGCGATACAGCATTCGCAATGTCATCCCCTCCTCTTCGATTTTCAATACCGCTACCCAAGGACTACGTGGAGTTGAAGATTGCTGTATGCGATCGCCATGATGGCTATGGCGATACTGCTGTCATGATCAAAGCCCGACCCTGCACAAACTGCGATCAGTCGTTCAAGGTTGATTATGACACAACGAGTATTGTATCTACTACGACGTATGAAACAACATCTGTCGTGACACAAGCCGCTTCAGGAACAGTTCGTGGGACTATTTCTTATGTCACATATGTGACTGCTTCTGCTACAAGTACTACATATTTGTCGTCAACAGCTTCTTCCGAATCGGCATTTTCAGTAACATCTACATCACCTGTTTCATCAACCTCGCCGGATTCTACCCCAGCAGTATCAGATAAATCTACATCCATGACGATATCATCAGCGACATTttcgacaacaacaactgCCATCTCGGCACCAACACCTTGCAATGAACTCGACAATCCATCCTATATCAGCGGTGTGAAATTGTCGCTTTTATGTGGCAAACAAGCAACTGGCGGCAATCAAATCGATTACAACAATCAGCTACACAGCTTGACAGAATGCATGGCATTATGCGCTGATACCCTGGCTTGTCGCGCAGTCACGTTCAATAACATTGGAGACGAATGTACCTTGTATGATGGGTTCAATGGTTTCATGAGTGACTATAACCTGGATATGGCTGTAGTGGCATCTCGACCAGCTACATCATCTACAACTGAATCTCTAACCGTGTTTTCTACAACCACATCAGTATCGACTACGTCCACTACAGCACCTAGATCGCTATCCTGCAGTCGAATGGCCAGCAGCATTTATACTGGACCTCACGAGAACAAGTTCACTCTCATTTGCGATACCTCTTCGACCGTTGAGTCTATCTATCGAcgggatgaagaagatagcATGCAGGGATGCCTGGATCGATGCGACAACGACAGTAGGTGCATTGCCGTGAACTTTCATCCTTATCCTCATAGCGAATGCGATCTGATTGAGTCATTCACTGGGACTCAGTTTTCCCCTGGCACCAATTTTGCTTCCAAGTTGCTTTCATCAGTATCAACCTCTACGTCATCTAAGACTTCTGTACCTATAGAATCCACCTCAGAATCTACAGTATTGACACTATACACAACCTCTTCAGCGTCGATATCATCCGGGTCCCCAGAAACTACACCATTATCGTCAGAGACTAGGTCAGCGGGTACACTGGAGTTGCCATCATTTACAACTACATCAGCTGTAACCTCACAAGCAGatatctcatcaccaacaacatTGTCACCATCTGCAGCTTTATCGTCGCTATTAGACGCTTCATCAGGGACCACATCAAAACCCGCACTAGAGTCTACACTGGAGTCTACACTGGAGTCTACGCTAGAGTCAACATCGCTTTCAACTGCCTCAGCTATAACCTCACTAGCAGCTATCTCAttatcaacaacattgaCACCATCTAAATTGCCAGATACTTCATTATCGTTATCGTCAGAAGCTGTCCCAGAGTCTGCATCGGATATCAGATTGGGATCTACATCACGTGGAGAGTCATCTTCTCTAGAGTCTACCACAGTCGCGACAACTAAAGGCTCGCTGCACACCGATACTACTAGCGTCGAGATGTCAACCACTGACATGTTGAATACTAAAACACCACTCTTAGAGACATCAACCATGGAGGCATCAACCACTACGACCTCGGCTACCGCGATAGAAACCACAGCAACAGGATCGAGCGTGGGCAGCCCCAGCCAAGATTCAATTGAAATACAGTCCACATCTTCAATCCTTCAGCCGTCAGAGGTTTCCACTTTGCCTTCGACTTCATCAACTCCTCCTGCAAGAAACATTCTTGCCTTGGGTGAATATACCTTCACAGGCTGTTTGAGATCCCTGGAGGGTTATCCATCCTTTACAGAGGTAGCAACTGATCCAGAAATGACGACCCGGAAATGTGTCGACTTGGCTTTCGGAAGCGAGTATGTTGGTGTTTATAAAGA GTCTTGTTATAAAGCAGATCTGCTCTCTGATACAGAGTTTATATCAGATACACGCTGCGATCTCCCATGCCCTGGAGATCCTACTCTGATCTGTGGAGGCAACTTCCGTGGCAGACAAAAGCTTCTGCATCGTGCAATAGCGCCTGATCATCTTTTGACACTTTATCGAAAAACGgtttcctccttctcctcctcttcctccgcgTCCTATGCTTCTTCCTCCTACAcccctccctcttcttctttacaGGCTACGGGAGCCCACACTTATGTATCAACATCTCAATCAAGCTCTCTTTCGCGCTATAATCAAACCACCTCATCATACTCCCTTTCCTCATTTACAACTATAAATCTTCGGTCAAAGACACTTTCAGTCTCTGATTCCACTATCACAAAGACTACATCTGAAAGTCGTCTGCCAACGCCATTCCCAACTCCAACTGCAATTCACACTGCTTACTCGATTGTAACTATCGATCATGCCTACACCAAGACCCAATTTGCCGAGACAGTAACCACTGTTACATACACTACTATCAACCCAAGCAATCCTGCAGCTCTAAACACAACTTGTGTTCCGATTACACTCCTCTACAGCCCTTGCGAGTGTGAGCACCAGGTATACCCATCAGTGGACATGACAACTGTTTCCTGTTCTCAAGGAGGGCAAATTGTTACCCTGACAGTTCCAAGAGCTGCCTATGAGACTAGCTACGAGAGCTATACACATCCGATAGTTCAATATCCTCCAGGCTGGGTTGGAGGGTATCAGACAGACGCTGGCGGTAATAGTTATCCTGTGTTACAACCTCCTGGAGGCTCACAGGGTGGCTATCAACCTGGCTCAGTGAACAGCCAATCTGAGACTCTTACTCGAGCCACAGGATTACGAGACGATTCTCGCCCTAGCTACATGACGCACCAGCCCGCGACCCCGACTTCAGCTGCAGAATCAAAGGGTGATACACATCCAGGACAAGGGAATACACAGCCGCCTGTTTCAGCTCAAGGCGCACCGGAGTCCAACAGCAATACCCTAATGAACCCTTCTCCGTCATCATCCCTAGAGAGCTTGACAACGGAGACAAGCATTCCACCCACGCCTCAACTCGAGACTTCAGCAATTCCTTCTCAATCATCACCTCCTAACCATGGCCAAGTTCCTTCAGAGCCCAAGGAGGCGCCCTATGCTACACCAATGGTTGTTTCAGAAGCTCACAGTTATGAACTCTCATCGTGGATTACGATGGGCGCGGTAGTCGGATTGGTTTTGTTGTTGTAA